One window of Papaver somniferum cultivar HN1 chromosome 9, ASM357369v1, whole genome shotgun sequence genomic DNA carries:
- the LOC113313277 gene encoding exosome complex component RRP41-like, with the protein MATGAPTTYSPSPSNKKQQSIFKDVDWVRPDGRGFHQCRPAFLKTGMVNAASGSAYVEFGNTKVIVSVFGPRESKKAMMYSDIGRLNCNVSYTTFSSTIRGQGADNKEFSSVLHKALEGAIILESFPKTTVDVFALVLESGGSDLPVIISCASLALADAGIMMYDLVTSVSVSCLGSNLVIDPITEEESSEDGSLLITTMPSRNEVTQLNINGEWSTPKIHEAMELCLTACSKLGELMRSYLTDPEPEPASAPEE; encoded by the exons ATGGCAACTGGAGCTCCAACAACGTATTCACCATCTCCatcaaacaaaaaacaacaatCTATATTCAAAGATGTCGATTGGGTTCGTCCTGATGGTCGTGGTTTTCATCAGTGTAGACCTGCTT TTTTGAAGACTGGTATGGTGAATGCCGCATCAGGATCTGCATATGTGGAGTTTGGAAACACCAAGGTCATCGTATCTGT ATTTGGTCCAAGAGAAAGCAAGAAAGCTATGATGTACAGTGATATAGGTCGTTTGAATTGTAACGTGAGCTACACAACTTTTTCTTCCACCATTCGTGGACAG GGTGCAGACAACAAAGAGTTTTCATCGGTGCTTCATAAAGCTTTAGAGGGTGCTATTATACTGGAGAGTTTTCCAAAGACCACTGTAGATGTTTTTGCATTGGTCCTGGAATCTGGTGGCA GTGATCTACCTGTCATAATATCATGTGCAAGTTTGGCCCTAGCAGATGCGGGGATTATGATGTATGACCTTGTGACATCAGTTTCTGTG TCTTGCCTTGGGTCAAACCTTGTTATAGATCCTATAACAGAAGAAGAAAGTTCCGAAGATGGAAGTCTTCTGATAACGACAATGCCTTCGCGCAATGAGGTCACTCAGCTAAATATTAACGGAGAATGGTCGACTCCAAAGATCCACGAG GCAATGGAGCTCTGTCTCACTGCGTGTTCCAAGCTTGGGGAATTAATGAGATCATATCTAACCGATCCCGAACCTGAACCTGCTTCTGCGCCAGAGGAATAG
- the LOC113313251 gene encoding RNA-binding protein CP29B, chloroplastic-like, with protein MASSSLVLPSISAKCIFNSQTLKPSLSFHSVSLKLSSKPISITSSFLSEKVAFRSSRFVVPKVAVTSEFGQEEDVSSGDEGAVEQNFSQDLRLFVGNLPFNVDSAEVAELFERAGNVQMVEVIYDKLTGRSRGFGFVTMSSVEEVQAAAQQFNGYEIGGRAIRVNYGPPPPKEDFQSRGPRGGGGGGSDSSKRLYVGNLSWNVDDQALESLFSEQGKVLEARVVYDRETGRSRGFGFVTYGSTEDLDNALSSLNGADLDGRNIRVSVAEERPRRF; from the exons atggcttcttcttctttagTACTTCCATCTATATCTGCTAAATgcattttcaattcacaaaccctaaaaccaTCACTCTCTTTTCACTCAGTTTCACTAAAGCTTTCAAGCAAACCCATTTCTATTACTTCTTCTTTTCTCTCCGAGAAAGTAGCGTTTAGAAGCTCTCGTTTTGTTGTACCTAAAGTTGCTGTTACTTCAGAATTTGGCCAAGAAGAAGATGTTTCAAGTGGTGATGAAGGTGCTGTTGAGCAGAATTTCTCTCAGGATTTGAGACTTTTTGTTGGTAACCTTCCTTTTAATGTTGATAGTGCTGAAGTTGCTGAATTGTTTGAAAGAGCTGGAAATGTTCAGATGGTTGAG GTAATCTATGACAAGCTAACTGGAAGAAGCAGAGGGTTTGGGTTTGTTACCATGTCATCTGTTGAGGAAGTTCAAGCTGCAGCACAGCAATTCAATGGCTAT GAAATTGGGGGTAGAGCTATTAGAGTGAACTATGGACCACCTCCACCTAAGGAAGATTTTCAGTCGAGAGGACCTCGAGGTGGTGGAGGCGGTGGTTCCGATTCATCTAAAAGGTTATACGTTGGTAACCTTTCATGGAATGTTGATGATCAGGCACTTGAGAGTTTGTTCAGTGAACAAGGAAAAGTATTGGAGGCCAGAGTTGTGTATGACAGGGAGACTGGTAGGTCAAGGGGTTTCGGGTTTGTCACTTATGGCTCAACCGAGGATCTCGACAACGCACTTTCATCCTTAAATGGCGCT GACTTGGATGGCAGAAATATTCGAGTATCTGTTGCTGAAGAGAGGCCAAGGCGCTTTTGA
- the LOC113313250 gene encoding protein CNGC15b-like — translation MAYISKSIRFQDNQIELKNFQRIKAEDVMYKSEKEGSGKNGKSLKSLKVLSRVFSEDYERVKQKILDPRGLFIRRWNKIFLAACLVSLFVDPLFFYLPTARTEMCIYITVPLEVVLTIIRSIADVFYMVQIFVRFRTAFVAPSSRVFGRGELVIDPSRIASRYLAKEFCIELVAALPLPQILLWAVIPNLSGVTMTSTKNVLRFSIIFQFIPRLFLIFPLSSQIVKATGVVTKTEWAGAAYNLMLYMLASHVIGACWYLLSIERQESCWREVCDIQSPECQSKFIDCDVLNNPSRVTWYKSSNITRLCDPRNNLYQFGIYADALNYGITTSSPFFKKYFYCLWWGLKNLSSLGQNLLTSTYVGEICFAIVIAILGLVLFGLLIGNMQTYLQSTTIRLEEWRIKRRDTEEWMRHRQLPKELRECVRRYNQYKWVATRGVDEEYLLKGLPMDLRRDIKRHLCLDLVRRVPLFDQMDERMLDAICERLKPGLCTQGTCLLREGDPVNEMLFVIRGHLDSCTTNGGRTGFFNSCRIGSGDFCGEELLTWVLDPRPSVILPSSTRTVKAIGEVEAFALSAEDLKFVASQFRRLHSKQIRHKFRFYSHHWRTWAACFIQVAWRRFRKRKCLAQLRAREMSSADQSRVKPQEGLVIRGGSKYLRSDSDVVPLQKPAEPDYT, via the exons ATGGCTTATATTTCTAAGTCCATAAG GTTTCAGGACAATCAAATTGAATTAAAGAACTTCCAAAGAATCAAAGCAGAAGATGTCATGTACAAGTCAGAAAAGGAAGGGtctggtaaaaatggaaaatctcTGAAATCTCTGAAAGTACTGTCAAGAGTTTTTTCAGAAGACTATGAAAGAGTGAAACAAAAGATATTAGATCCTCGAGGATTATTCATTCGTCGATGGAACAAAATTTTCTTAGCTGCGTGTTTAGTTTCTCTATTTGTGGATCCGTTGTTTTTCTACTTACCAACTGCTAGAACAGAAATGTGTATTTATATAACTGTACCACTTGAAGTAGTCCTCACAATTATACGTTCAATAGCCGATGTCTTTTACATGGTTCAGATTTTTGTTAGATTCCGGACTGCTTTCGTTGCTCCTTCCTCTCGTGTATTTGGTAGGGGGGAACTTGTTATTGATCCTTCCAGGATCGCTTCTAGGTACTTAGCAAAGGAATTCTGCATTGAACTTGTTGCTGCATTACCACTTCCACAG ATATTACTTTGGGCTGTAATTCCGAATCTAAGCGGTGTAACAATGACGAGCACAAAAAATGTACTTCGTTTCAGCATAATTTTCCAGTTCATACCAAGGTTGTTTCTCATCTTTCCACTCTCATCTCAAATTGTTAAGGCCACCGGAGTTGTGACCAAAACAGAATGGGCAGGGGCAGCTTACAATCTTATGCTTTACATGTTAGCAAGCCAT GTTATTGGAGCGTGCTGGTATCTGTTGTCAATTGAGAGACAAGAATCCTGTTGGAGAGAAGTCTGTGATATTCAGAGTCCAGAATGTCAGTCTAAATTCATTGACTGCGATGTGCTAAACAATCCAAGTAGAGTAACTTGGTACAAATCCAGCAACATAACAAGATTATGCGACCCCCGTAACAATTTGTATCAGTTTGGTATATATGCCGATGCACTGAATTACGGGATTACGACATCCTCACCATTCTTCAAAAAGTACTTCTACTGCCTTTGGTGGGGACTAAAAAATCTGAG TTCTTTAGGCCAGAATCTCTTAACTAGCACTTATGTTGGTGAGATTTGTTTTGCCATTGTAATAGCAATTCTTGGTTTGGTTCTTTTTGGATTGCTCATTGGAAATATGCAA ACATATCTTCAATCTACGACTATTCGACTTGAAGAGTGGAGGATAAAGCGAAGGGATACAGAGGAATGGATGCGACACAGACAACTACCCAAGGAACTGAGGGAGTGCGTTCGAAGATACAATCAGTATAAGTGGGTGGCCACAAGAGGAGTGGATGAAGAATATCTTCTCAAGGGTCTCCCAATGGATCTCCGCAGAGACATTAAACGACATCTTTGTCTAGATCTTGTTAGACGA GTTCCTTTGTTTGATCAAATGGATGAGAGAATGCTCGACGCAATATGCGAGAGATTGAAACCAGGTTTATGCACTCAGGGGACATGTTTGCTCCGAGAAGGTGATCCTGTCAATGAGATGCTCTTTGTCATTCGAGGCCACCTAGACTCCTGTACAACCAATGGCGGTCGTACCGGCTTCTTTAACTCATGCCGCATTGGCTCTGGTGATTTCTGCGGCGAGGAACTTCTCACATGGGTTCTTGATCCTCGTCCGAGCGTCATTCTCCCTTCATCCACTCGTACAGTCAAAGCTATTGGTGAAGTTGAAGCCTTTGCACTAAGTGCAGAGGATTTGAAATTCGTAGCATCACAATTTCGTAGACTGCATAGCAAGCAAATAAGGCACAAGTTCCGTTTTTATTCGCACCATTGGCGCACGTGGGCTGCGTGTTTTATACAAGTAGCGTGGCGTCGTTTCAGGAAAAGGAAGTGTTTAGCTCAACTTAGGGCTAGAGAGATGTCGTCAGCTGATCAATCTAGAGTGAAGCCACAGGAAGGGTTAGTAATAAGAGGAGGTAGTAAGTACCTCAGGTCAGATTCCGACGTTGTCCCCTTACAAAAGCCTGCTGAACCTGACTACACCTAG
- the LOC113313412 gene encoding 26S proteasome non-ATPase regulatory subunit 12 homolog A-like, whose product MEGGSNLDSQIESLLNAEKQARLEGDVTATKKAAMDIIQLCYQAKDWKTLNEQILALSKKRGQLKQAVTAIVQQAMQYIDETPDVETRIDLIKTLNTVSAGKIYVEIERARLVKKLAKIKEEQGEIAEAGDLMEEIAVETFGAMAKTEKIAFILEQVRLCLDRQDYMRAQILSRKISPRVFDIDASKEKKKPKEGGNVIEEAPADIPSLLELKRIYYELMIRYYSHNDDYLEICRCYKSIYDIPSVKEDPAQMVQVLRKICWFIILAKHDPMQSSLLNSTLEDKNLSEIQNFRVLLKQIATMEVIQWTSLWEAYKAEVENEKNMLGGSLGDKAAEDLKQRIIEHNILVLSKYYSGITMKRVAQLLCLSLEEAEKHLSDMVVSKALVAKIDRPMGIVCFQIAKDSNEVLNSWAVNLGKVLDLVEKSCHQIHKETMAHKAALKV is encoded by the exons ATG GAAGGAGGAAGTAATCTTGATTCTCAAATAGAATCACTATTGAATGCTGAGAAGCAAGCGAGACTTGAGGGAGATGTAACTGCTACCAAGAAAGCAGCTATGGATATTATACAACTCTGTTATCAAGCTAAAGATTGGAAAACCCTAAACGAACAGATCCTTGCTTTGTCAAAGAAAAGAGGTCAATTGAAACAG GCAGTAACTGCTATTGTCCAACAAGCAATGCAATATATTGATGAGACACCAGATGTTGAAACTCGAATTGATCTAATCAAAACGCTAAACACTGTATCTGCTGGAAAG ATATACGTGGAAATAGAGAGGGCGAGACTTGTCAAAAAACTTGCAAAGATTAAGGAGGAGCAGGGTGAGATTGCTGAGGCGGGTGATTTGATGGAAGAAATTGCT GTGGAAACTTTTGGAGCAATGGCAAAAACTGAAAAAATAGCATTCATTCTAGAACAG gttcGTCTGTGTTTGGACCGTCAAGATTATATGCGAGCTCAGATCCTGTCAAGGAAGATCAGTCCACGAGTTTTTGACATTGatgcttcaaaagaaaagaaaaagcctAAGGAGGGTGGTAATGTTATTGAAGAGGCTCCCGCTGATATACCTTCTCTCTTAGAGTTGAAGCGGATCTATTATGAACTAATGATACG GTACTACTCCCACAACGATGATTACCTTGAAATATGCCGTTGCTACAAATCAATATATGATATTCCATCTGTTAAAGAAGATCCGGCACAAATGGTGCAG GTATTAAGAAAGATCTGCTGGTTCATAATCTTGGCGAAACACGACCCAATGCAGTCAAGCCTCCTTAACTCCACTTTGGAAGATAAGAATCTCTCTGAGATCCAGAATTTtcg GGTACTACTGAAGCAGATTGCCACAATGGAAGTCATCCAGTGGACATCTCTTTGGGAAGCATACAAAGCTGAGGTTGAGAACGAGAAGAATATGCTTGGAGGATCGTTGGGGGACAAAGCTGCAGAAGATCTAAAGCAGAGAATCATTGAACAC AATATCCTGGTTCTATCTAAATATTACTCAGGGATTACCATGAAGCGAGTCGCACAGCTGCTATGCCTTAGTCTCGAG GAGGCCGAGAAACATCTATCGGACATGGTTGTTTCTAAGGCCCTAGTGGCAAAGATTGACAGGCCAATGGGAATAGTATGCTTCCAGATAGCAAAGGACAGCAACGAGGTTCTCAATTCATGGGCAGTGAACTTAGGGAAGGTGCTTGATCTTGTTGAAAAGAGTTGCCACCAAATCCATAAGGAAACTATGGCCCACAAAGCTGCTCTTAAAGTCTAA